The Sedimentisphaera salicampi genome includes a region encoding these proteins:
- a CDS encoding tetratricopeptide repeat protein, with protein sequence MITLLRMLTALPLKVLAAILTILPIFDNAPILRLICVITGSPEDILVYLTRLSTQFGPEKYEETFLTNAEKFGDVRFVSTLGYMYFETGSLKSLRRILDKAEEIFSEESELMYLELMLASRNNDESKIQELSEKIVSSSSSTTEASELAYNCLCWNYIKQRKFDKARPLVDKILTIKESRIGRIAAGVLAFQDGDIDLAEKNFGIAARVDFRFALEPLMAEASYVCDDIKTAAEYLKQAVKKGIKIPENEEILNKIKESDEYREAGYD encoded by the coding sequence TTGATTACATTATTGCGAATGCTTACGGCATTGCCTTTGAAGGTGCTTGCGGCAATACTGACAATATTGCCTATATTTGATAATGCGCCGATTCTAAGGCTTATATGCGTAATTACAGGCAGTCCTGAAGATATTCTTGTGTATCTTACAAGGCTTTCAACTCAGTTCGGGCCTGAAAAATACGAAGAAACTTTCCTTACCAATGCCGAAAAATTTGGGGATGTAAGGTTTGTTTCAACCCTTGGGTATATGTATTTTGAAACGGGCAGCCTTAAATCGCTTCGCCGGATACTGGATAAGGCTGAAGAAATTTTCTCTGAAGAATCTGAGCTGATGTATCTTGAGCTTATGCTTGCTTCAAGGAACAACGATGAAAGCAAGATTCAGGAGCTTTCTGAGAAGATTGTCAGCAGTTCCTCCAGCACTACAGAAGCCTCAGAGCTTGCTTACAACTGTTTATGCTGGAATTACATAAAGCAGAGGAAGTTTGATAAGGCAAGACCCCTTGTTGATAAAATACTAACGATTAAAGAATCGAGGATCGGCAGAATCGCTGCGGGTGTTCTTGCGTTTCAGGATGGAGATATCGACCTTGCTGAAAAGAATTTCGGAATAGCGGCAAGAGTGGATTTCAGATTTGCCCTGGAGCCTCTTATGGCTGAGGCAAGCTATGTTTGCGATGACATCAAAACTGCCGCCGAATATTTGAAACAGGCCGTTAAGAAGGGCATCAAGATACCGGAAAATGAGGAGATTTTGAATAAGATCAAGGAATCGGATGAGTACAGGGAGGCAGGTTATGATTGA
- a CDS encoding DUF721 domain-containing protein, whose amino-acid sequence MKNEDIQDSDLLLSTYWKRQRPYKADSVGELLERFVKSKKKSSGKSPDAIKAWKSVVPEQMRQFCRVAGFRNGILKIEIKDPALKFEFQTSKNDLLSSMLKEYPKAKIKDIKFI is encoded by the coding sequence TTGAAGAACGAAGATATACAAGATTCTGATCTGCTTTTAAGCACCTACTGGAAAAGACAAAGGCCTTATAAGGCTGATTCGGTTGGTGAGCTGCTTGAGCGGTTTGTTAAAAGCAAAAAGAAAAGCTCTGGGAAAAGCCCTGACGCGATTAAGGCTTGGAAATCTGTGGTGCCCGAGCAGATGAGGCAGTTTTGCCGTGTGGCTGGGTTTAGAAACGGTATCCTGAAAATTGAGATTAAAGACCCTGCTCTAAAATTTGAGTTTCAGACTTCTAAAAACGATCTGCTCAGCTCAATGCTTAAGGAATATCCGAAAGCGAAAATTAAAGATATTAAATTTATATAG
- a CDS encoding DNA translocase FtsK: MTGRELLKIAAELLIIVLLFLAAASCVSFDIYDPPGMYSYPVNDPPSNWLNLPGAYFSHYALYYLGPGIYVILGSLVFLLASDLFGRPPGQIPFRIAGMLLLCAAVSAAAGCYSKFNFSVDAFPVGRAGVLGTFLAEWLGHNIGQLGRFAIMLAATLIGLIFIADSLVVAFFKGLWNYLFSSSKKLYKKDKPKKTGRKAAKEDSVSEKDKESKHGFFSKIKDKKKTKQKEELPEENVDQHPQQEEPAKRERKEFEISRGKQDIEPYQLHPEQNSESVEIIPDPDRVDVIDVSSGREPEEESPKKDKKKSADTKKNNQPKKKSKPSSPEDDITEDYKKYVLPHINLLEDPEKDFASRLEVMVREKADRLQETLDNFKVDASVINAEPGPTITLYEIELSAGMRVNKISNLADDIARALAVPVVRVVSPLPGKDTIGIEVPNSERETVRLKDLIQRAGKVPVKMKVPIFLGKDSSGSVLVADLADMPHGLIAGTTGSGKSVCINTIITSILLTRKPNEVKLVLIDPKQIEMTMFEGLPHLMCPIVSDMNQSSRILEWAVGKMEERYAIFNEARVKNIAEFNELSSEEIYKRLGAETPEEQLKVPERMPYLVLIVDELSDLMMTNGKEVEEYVVRLTQKSRAAGIHVILATQRPQASVVTGLIKSNLPGRISFKVASRMDSRIILDKVGAETLLGKGDMLYLHPKTSELIRAQGAFLSNDEISRVVGKIKEQAGPNYSRELVQLNKVSADGVEKDEYFDEAVRIVLETKRGSVSLLQRKLAIGYGRASRIVDMMAESGIIGEHKNAQAREVLITPEEWERIKEGDDISDIRSEQQEGQGSEEDTGEEDLQQEQNLPWDEQQG, encoded by the coding sequence ATGACAGGTCGTGAGCTGTTAAAAATAGCAGCAGAGCTTTTGATTATAGTTCTGCTTTTTCTCGCCGCTGCAAGCTGCGTGAGCTTTGATATTTATGACCCTCCCGGGATGTATTCATATCCTGTAAACGACCCGCCTTCAAACTGGCTGAATCTGCCCGGGGCGTATTTCTCTCATTATGCGCTGTATTATCTCGGCCCGGGGATTTATGTGATTCTTGGTTCGCTGGTTTTTCTGCTTGCCTCAGATCTGTTCGGTCGTCCGCCAGGGCAGATTCCTTTCAGGATAGCGGGTATGCTTTTGCTTTGTGCGGCTGTTTCAGCAGCAGCGGGGTGTTATTCAAAGTTCAACTTTTCCGTAGATGCGTTCCCCGTAGGCAGGGCAGGCGTGTTAGGTACATTCCTGGCAGAATGGCTCGGGCACAATATAGGACAGCTCGGGAGGTTTGCGATTATGCTTGCCGCTACTCTTATCGGTTTGATATTCATTGCAGACAGCTTGGTTGTTGCGTTCTTCAAGGGGCTCTGGAATTACCTCTTCTCCTCATCTAAAAAGCTTTACAAAAAGGACAAACCCAAGAAAACCGGCCGTAAAGCTGCCAAGGAAGACTCTGTTAGTGAGAAGGATAAAGAAAGCAAGCATGGATTTTTCTCCAAGATAAAAGATAAGAAAAAGACAAAGCAGAAGGAAGAACTTCCCGAAGAAAACGTTGATCAGCACCCGCAGCAAGAGGAGCCTGCTAAAAGAGAAAGAAAAGAATTTGAGATCAGCAGAGGCAAACAGGATATCGAGCCTTACCAGCTCCATCCTGAGCAAAACTCCGAATCTGTTGAGATCATCCCCGATCCGGACAGGGTTGATGTGATAGATGTCTCCTCAGGCAGAGAGCCCGAAGAGGAAAGCCCGAAGAAGGATAAGAAAAAATCAGCAGATACAAAGAAAAACAATCAGCCCAAGAAAAAATCAAAGCCCAGCAGTCCTGAGGATGATATAACTGAAGACTATAAGAAGTATGTACTGCCGCATATTAACCTCCTGGAAGATCCTGAAAAGGACTTTGCTTCACGTCTTGAAGTAATGGTTCGGGAAAAGGCAGACCGGCTCCAGGAAACTCTCGATAATTTCAAGGTGGATGCATCAGTTATAAATGCCGAGCCTGGCCCAACAATCACTCTATACGAGATAGAGCTTTCAGCAGGTATGAGGGTGAATAAGATTTCCAACCTTGCAGACGATATCGCAAGAGCGCTCGCTGTGCCTGTGGTGAGGGTGGTTTCGCCGCTTCCGGGCAAAGATACTATCGGCATAGAAGTTCCAAACAGCGAACGGGAAACTGTGAGGCTGAAAGACCTCATCCAGCGGGCAGGGAAAGTGCCTGTTAAGATGAAGGTTCCGATTTTTCTCGGCAAGGATTCTTCCGGTTCTGTTTTGGTGGCCGATCTTGCGGATATGCCCCACGGCCTTATCGCCGGTACCACAGGCTCCGGTAAGAGTGTGTGCATAAACACTATCATCACAAGCATCCTGCTTACCAGAAAGCCAAATGAGGTTAAGCTTGTGCTCATTGACCCAAAGCAGATTGAGATGACGATGTTTGAGGGGCTCCCGCATTTGATGTGTCCGATTGTCAGCGATATGAATCAGAGCTCGAGGATCCTTGAATGGGCTGTCGGGAAGATGGAAGAACGCTATGCAATTTTCAATGAAGCAAGAGTTAAAAACATTGCAGAATTCAATGAGCTCTCCAGCGAAGAGATCTACAAAAGACTCGGCGCAGAAACCCCTGAGGAGCAGCTCAAGGTTCCTGAGAGGATGCCTTATCTTGTGCTTATAGTGGATGAGCTCTCTGATCTGATGATGACAAACGGCAAAGAGGTGGAGGAGTATGTCGTCCGGCTCACTCAGAAGAGCCGTGCGGCAGGTATTCACGTAATCCTCGCTACTCAGCGCCCGCAGGCTTCGGTTGTTACCGGTCTTATAAAATCCAACCTGCCTGGGAGAATCAGCTTCAAGGTGGCCTCAAGGATGGACAGCAGGATCATACTTGATAAAGTGGGAGCGGAGACGCTTCTCGGAAAGGGTGATATGCTCTATCTGCACCCGAAAACAAGTGAGCTTATAAGGGCTCAAGGGGCGTTTCTCTCTAACGATGAGATTTCCCGCGTGGTTGGAAAGATCAAAGAGCAGGCCGGCCCGAACTACAGCAGGGAGCTTGTTCAGCTTAATAAGGTTTCAGCCGACGGCGTAGAGAAAGATGAATATTTCGATGAAGCTGTAAGGATTGTTCTGGAAACCAAGCGCGGAAGTGTTTCTCTGCTTCAGAGAAAGCTTGCTATTGGTTACGGCAGGGCTTCAAGAATTGTTGATATGATGGCAGAATCTGGTATTATCGGCGAACATAAAAACGCTCAGGCAAGGGAAGTTTTGATCACTCCAGAGGAGTGGGAACGCATTAAGGAAGGCGATGATATATCTGATATCCGCAGCGAACAGCAGGAGGGGCAAGGCAGCGAGGAAGATACGGGCGAAGAAGACCTCCAGCAGGAGCAGAACCTGCCTTGGGATGAGCAGCAGGGATAG
- the cimA gene encoding citramalate synthase — protein sequence MSRVKIYDTTLRDGMQAEGVSFSLQDKLLIAKRLDQLGVDYIEGGYAASNQKEKAFFEKISDIKLDNSKVCAFGSTRRADVKVEDDVSINAILSSGASAATIVGKCWDMHVDQVLRCSRQANLDLCADSVRYLKQKGLEVLFDAEHFFDGYKNNPEYALEVLRAAAEAGADALVLCETNGGCLPEEVYEITKTVSYDLSGTEIGIHTHNDSDCAVANSLEAVRAGARHVQGTVNGIGERTGNANLCSIIPNLKFKMGYDVLSEDKLEKLTETSLFVFEIANISPVTSLPFVGESAFAHKAGLHVNALRKNKDTYEHITPELVGNSRRFLVSELSGMSNVLAKLEKHGQSVDRETAKKILDKVQTLENEGYQFEAADGSFDLLIKRIKGEYTEAFELERFHISVSRDSHGDELSEATIKLSVGGDEEHVVSEGDGPVNAMDKALRKSLERFYPQLKDMHLIDYKVRVVNAKAATAAKVRVIIESRDLDSVWGTVGVSENVVNASWIALKDSIEYKLLKDKALKK from the coding sequence ATGAGTAGAGTTAAAATATATGACACAACATTAAGAGACGGAATGCAGGCTGAAGGGGTTAGCTTTTCTCTTCAGGATAAGCTGCTTATAGCAAAGCGCCTCGACCAGCTGGGTGTTGACTACATTGAGGGCGGTTATGCTGCCAGCAACCAGAAGGAGAAGGCGTTTTTCGAGAAGATAAGTGATATCAAGCTCGATAATTCGAAAGTCTGTGCTTTTGGAAGCACAAGACGGGCGGATGTTAAGGTTGAAGATGATGTATCGATAAATGCGATTTTATCCAGCGGCGCATCCGCTGCTACTATTGTAGGGAAATGCTGGGATATGCACGTTGATCAGGTTTTGCGCTGCAGCAGGCAGGCGAATCTGGATTTGTGCGCAGATTCTGTTCGCTATTTGAAGCAAAAGGGGCTTGAGGTTCTCTTTGATGCAGAGCATTTTTTCGACGGGTATAAAAACAACCCCGAATACGCCCTTGAGGTTCTTCGTGCGGCTGCTGAGGCCGGAGCGGATGCCCTTGTTTTATGCGAGACAAACGGAGGTTGCCTTCCGGAAGAGGTTTACGAGATAACAAAAACGGTGTCCTACGACCTTTCAGGCACCGAAATCGGCATTCATACTCACAACGATTCGGACTGCGCTGTTGCAAACTCGCTTGAGGCGGTTAGAGCTGGCGCAAGGCACGTTCAAGGGACGGTAAACGGAATCGGTGAGAGAACGGGAAATGCCAATCTTTGCTCTATAATCCCCAATCTGAAGTTCAAGATGGGTTATGATGTTCTCAGTGAAGATAAGCTTGAGAAGCTCACAGAGACCTCTCTTTTTGTATTTGAGATAGCCAACATCAGCCCTGTAACCTCTCTGCCGTTTGTTGGGGAGAGCGCTTTTGCGCATAAGGCTGGGCTCCACGTGAACGCTTTGCGGAAAAACAAAGACACTTACGAGCATATTACCCCTGAGCTTGTGGGAAATTCACGAAGATTTCTCGTCTCCGAGCTCTCGGGGATGTCCAATGTGCTTGCCAAGCTGGAAAAGCATGGCCAGAGCGTTGACAGAGAGACGGCCAAGAAGATTCTCGATAAGGTTCAAACGCTTGAAAATGAGGGGTATCAGTTTGAGGCTGCAGACGGCAGCTTTGATCTGTTGATTAAGCGGATAAAAGGCGAATACACCGAGGCTTTCGAGCTGGAAAGATTCCATATAAGCGTAAGCAGAGACAGCCACGGTGATGAGCTTTCCGAGGCAACGATCAAACTCAGCGTAGGCGGGGATGAGGAACACGTGGTGAGCGAGGGAGACGGTCCTGTTAATGCAATGGATAAAGCCCTCCGAAAATCGCTTGAAAGGTTCTATCCGCAGCTCAAGGATATGCACCTGATAGATTATAAGGTCCGCGTGGTAAATGCAAAAGCTGCCACAGCAGCGAAAGTTCGTGTGATAATAGAATCAAGAGATTTGGATTCAGTATGGGGCACAGTGGGCGTGAGCGAAAATGTAGTTAATGCCTCGTGGATAGCTCTTAAAGACAGTATTGAATACAAATTATTGAAAGATAAGGCCTTGAAAAAATAG
- the gyrB gene encoding DNA topoisomerase (ATP-hydrolyzing) subunit B → MSDKDSVKYNSANNNYDANSIKVLEGLEAVRKRPDMYIGNRGKGGLHHLVYEVLDNSIDEALAGRCDKITIKINLDGSCSVEDNGSGIPTEYHEDSGCSALELVLTTLHAGGKFDNNAYKVSGGLHGVGVSVVNALSDVLIADVYRKGRHYRFECRKGEAKGGIEDLGKTSLQGTKITFLPDHEIFGETDFNFETLQKRIRELAYLNAGVRLHFEDEREGKKEVFHFDQGLVQFVHHLNEGKEPVHDDVILISKEDEESGLSCEIAMQYNNSYNENVLAFANNICNIDGGTHLSGFKTALTRTMNYYGKAAKLFKNGEITTSGEDLREGLTAVVSVKVPDPHFEAQTKVRLSNPEVGSFVETVMNNQLSEYLEENPAIAKKILTKAIQAAAARDAARKARELTRRKGALSSGNLPGKLWDCSSKDARSTELFIVEGDSAGGSAKGGRDRTIQAILPIKGKILNVEKARLEKMLAHEEIRTIVSALGTGIGADDFDISKSRYGKIVLMTDADIDGAHIRTLLLTFFFRQMPELFENDMIYIAQPPLYEVREKGKKDSRFILSDAEMKKMLTDRGLGDTSIEVSEQSGQKVIPSGEVEKLVKRVADLERLIGIIERRGIIFSDFVEQQYKEGALPVYRIIFDGSSEYFHDQSKFESRYSELNSFSKEQNSFPEEGSQESEFSVPELEHSLTSEELTEVRRLNDINEEMMQNWGLSITDLLLKEERTVAGELKPMKFRIVHGQESFSAASLIETAAEIREFGSRGIEIKRFKGLGEMNADQLWETTMDPENRAMLRVNIEDAAEADRLFSILMGEDVEKRRGFITEHALEVQNLDV, encoded by the coding sequence ATGAGTGATAAAGATTCAGTTAAATATAATTCAGCTAACAACAATTATGATGCCAACAGCATAAAGGTTCTTGAAGGCCTTGAGGCTGTTAGGAAAAGACCGGATATGTACATCGGCAACCGCGGGAAAGGTGGGCTCCATCATCTCGTTTATGAGGTTCTGGATAATTCGATCGACGAGGCTCTGGCGGGCAGATGCGATAAAATAACAATCAAGATAAATCTCGACGGAAGCTGCAGTGTTGAGGATAACGGCTCGGGCATCCCGACAGAATATCACGAGGATTCCGGCTGCAGCGCTCTTGAGCTTGTGCTTACAACTCTCCACGCAGGCGGTAAATTTGACAACAATGCCTACAAGGTCTCAGGCGGCCTGCACGGGGTAGGTGTGTCTGTGGTGAATGCCTTGAGCGATGTGCTTATTGCAGATGTTTACAGAAAGGGCAGGCACTACCGTTTTGAATGCCGCAAAGGCGAGGCGAAGGGAGGCATTGAAGACCTCGGAAAAACCAGCCTTCAGGGTACTAAGATTACTTTCCTGCCCGACCATGAGATTTTCGGCGAAACAGATTTCAACTTTGAAACGCTTCAGAAGAGAATCAGGGAGCTTGCATACTTAAATGCCGGAGTGAGGCTGCATTTTGAGGATGAGCGCGAAGGCAAGAAGGAAGTTTTCCATTTCGATCAGGGGCTTGTTCAGTTCGTTCATCATCTCAATGAAGGAAAGGAGCCTGTTCATGATGATGTGATTCTGATCTCCAAGGAAGACGAGGAAAGCGGGCTTTCCTGCGAGATCGCAATGCAGTACAACAACAGCTACAACGAAAACGTGCTGGCCTTTGCCAACAATATATGCAATATAGATGGCGGAACACACCTTTCAGGCTTCAAGACAGCCCTTACCCGAACAATGAACTATTACGGCAAAGCCGCCAAGCTATTCAAAAACGGTGAAATCACCACCTCAGGCGAAGACCTCAGGGAAGGCCTTACGGCTGTTGTGTCTGTGAAAGTGCCCGATCCGCATTTCGAAGCCCAGACAAAGGTTCGTTTGTCCAATCCGGAAGTAGGCAGTTTTGTTGAAACTGTTATGAACAATCAGCTTTCCGAATACCTTGAAGAGAATCCTGCAATTGCGAAAAAAATACTCACAAAAGCCATTCAGGCAGCAGCAGCTCGAGATGCTGCAAGAAAGGCAAGAGAGCTTACAAGAAGAAAAGGTGCTCTCAGCAGCGGGAATCTGCCCGGCAAGCTCTGGGACTGCAGCAGCAAAGACGCCCGTTCAACGGAACTGTTTATCGTAGAGGGTGATTCTGCAGGCGGGTCTGCCAAAGGCGGGCGAGACAGGACGATTCAGGCTATTCTTCCGATAAAGGGTAAGATCCTGAACGTGGAAAAGGCAAGGCTTGAGAAGATGCTCGCTCACGAGGAAATAAGAACTATCGTAAGCGCCCTCGGAACGGGCATCGGTGCAGACGATTTCGATATATCAAAATCCAGATACGGCAAGATTGTGCTTATGACAGACGCCGATATCGACGGAGCCCATATCAGAACCCTGCTTTTAACGTTCTTCTTCCGTCAGATGCCCGAGCTGTTCGAGAATGATATGATTTATATTGCCCAGCCCCCGCTATATGAGGTGCGTGAGAAGGGCAAAAAGGACAGCCGTTTTATTCTCAGTGATGCGGAAATGAAGAAAATGCTTACCGACCGCGGCCTCGGGGATACCAGTATTGAAGTTTCCGAGCAGAGCGGGCAAAAGGTGATTCCAAGCGGCGAAGTGGAAAAACTTGTTAAGAGAGTGGCCGATTTAGAAAGGCTTATCGGAATCATTGAACGCAGAGGGATTATTTTCAGCGATTTCGTTGAACAGCAGTATAAAGAAGGAGCTCTTCCAGTTTACAGAATAATATTTGATGGGAGCAGTGAATACTTCCACGATCAGAGTAAGTTTGAAAGCAGGTATTCAGAGCTCAATTCTTTCTCCAAAGAGCAAAACAGCTTCCCTGAAGAGGGCTCGCAGGAAAGCGAATTCAGCGTGCCTGAGCTTGAGCACTCCCTCACCAGCGAAGAGCTTACTGAGGTTAGAAGGCTAAACGATATAAACGAAGAGATGATGCAGAATTGGGGGCTTTCAATTACCGATCTGCTTCTGAAGGAAGAGAGAACTGTAGCAGGCGAGCTTAAGCCTATGAAATTCCGCATTGTCCACGGACAGGAATCCTTCTCTGCCGCCTCACTTATCGAGACTGCCGCTGAGATTAGAGAATTCGGAAGCAGGGGCATTGAAATAAAGAGGTTCAAAGGGCTTGGCGAAATGAATGCTGACCAGCTCTGGGAAACCACGATGGATCCTGAAAACAGGGCGATGCTTCGGGTGAATATTGAAGACGCCGCCGAGGCAGACAGGCTCTTCAGCATCCTTATGGGTGAGGACGTTGAAAAGAGAAGAGGCTTTATTACTGAACACGCGCTTGAAGTCCAAAACTTGGATGTTTAA
- the dnaN gene encoding DNA polymerase III subunit beta, with amino-acid sequence MKIRFNRVALQEALSFVAGIIPARAAKPVLQCVKISADEQGVSISGTDLEIGIRHMVSQAQTDRPGSSVVPASKVSAIVRESIDEVLEFEADETELHIRGSDSHFNIYTHDVEQYPDAIEDEGDSDMAVSLSILQQGISQTLFATAKENTKYALHGVLWEIAEEYINLVGTDGRRLARKIVELDTPMPENHIGKRLILPVKAVSLVQKIVSEQNSLIGVSYNEKKVTFSCGDVLITSNLVEGNFPRYQDIIPKDNDKIIKLNTDATLSAVKRASLLTTDESRGIKVSIGDGVMVFSSRAPEMGDAQVDMPVDYSGEPLAVGFDPDFILDALKVVKQAQIQIEMGNPDRAVLFRCSDTFIYIVMPVEV; translated from the coding sequence ATGAAGATAAGATTCAATCGTGTAGCCCTTCAAGAGGCTCTCAGCTTTGTGGCGGGAATTATACCTGCCCGTGCTGCCAAGCCGGTGCTTCAGTGCGTCAAGATTAGCGCTGATGAACAGGGAGTCAGTATCAGCGGCACCGATCTGGAGATAGGCATCCGTCATATGGTTAGTCAGGCTCAGACAGACCGCCCGGGCAGCAGTGTAGTACCTGCTAGCAAGGTAAGCGCTATTGTCCGCGAGAGCATAGATGAAGTGCTTGAATTTGAGGCTGATGAAACAGAGCTGCATATTAGAGGCAGCGACAGCCATTTCAATATATACACTCACGATGTTGAGCAGTATCCAGATGCGATTGAAGACGAAGGCGACTCCGATATGGCTGTTTCGCTTTCAATCCTCCAGCAGGGCATAAGCCAGACCCTCTTCGCAACGGCAAAAGAGAACACCAAATACGCCCTTCACGGGGTGCTCTGGGAGATCGCAGAGGAATACATAAACCTCGTTGGAACAGACGGAAGGCGTCTTGCGAGGAAGATTGTAGAGCTTGATACGCCTATGCCCGAGAATCACATCGGCAAGCGTCTGATTCTGCCTGTAAAGGCTGTCTCTCTTGTACAGAAGATTGTGAGCGAGCAGAATTCTCTGATTGGTGTTTCTTATAATGAAAAGAAAGTAACATTCAGCTGCGGCGATGTTCTTATCACCTCGAATCTTGTTGAGGGTAATTTCCCGAGATATCAGGATATTATCCCGAAAGACAATGATAAGATAATCAAGTTAAACACCGACGCAACCTTGAGCGCTGTTAAGCGTGCTTCTCTTCTTACTACAGACGAGTCAAGGGGAATCAAGGTTTCCATTGGTGATGGAGTGATGGTGTTTTCGAGCCGTGCTCCGGAGATGGGCGATGCGCAGGTGGATATGCCGGTGGATTATTCAGGAGAGCCCCTGGCGGTAGGATTTGACCCGGATTTTATCCTTGATGCTCTGAAAGTGGTTAAGCAGGCGCAGATACAGATTGAAATGGGCAATCCCGACAGGGCGGTGCTTTTCCGCTGCAGCGATACCTTTATTTATATTGTTATGCCTGTTGAGGTGTAG
- a CDS encoding tetratricopeptide repeat protein — MRIAVYTLLTALIFISLTGCSVFNGSEKDKNESQKINKTPKQLRYEELNEEIERDFGDAEAHYQLARLYMTDRRYSKAEYELNIALNFKPMLREAQAAQVKVNQQLGNDSKSAQLADIYINQTKSKAEEALLLGQAFQNEGLDDYAFDCYQNALALAPDSAVLNKQVGYYYLDQGDRSRAEVYLKKSIQLNPYQPDVSNELGKMGVSVEVPKSKKSSGFSLDRLFKKNEGKSGQQ; from the coding sequence ATGAGGATAGCAGTTTATACATTACTTACAGCGTTGATTTTTATTTCGCTTACCGGCTGTTCGGTCTTTAACGGCTCTGAAAAGGATAAGAATGAGTCTCAGAAGATTAACAAAACCCCTAAGCAGCTTAGATATGAAGAGCTGAATGAAGAGATTGAGCGTGATTTTGGTGACGCTGAAGCTCATTACCAGCTTGCAAGGCTCTATATGACAGATCGCCGGTATTCAAAGGCCGAATACGAGCTTAACATTGCATTGAATTTCAAGCCGATGCTAAGAGAAGCCCAGGCGGCACAGGTGAAAGTGAACCAGCAGCTCGGGAACGACAGCAAGTCAGCCCAGCTTGCCGATATTTATATAAACCAGACAAAATCAAAAGCCGAGGAGGCCCTTCTGCTCGGTCAGGCCTTCCAGAATGAAGGCCTTGACGACTATGCCTTCGACTGCTACCAGAATGCCCTTGCACTTGCGCCGGATTCTGCTGTTTTGAATAAGCAGGTTGGATACTACTACCTCGATCAGGGCGACAGATCACGTGCTGAGGTGTATCTCAAAAAGAGCATTCAGCTAAACCCTTATCAGCCGGACGTGTCTAATGAGCTCGGTAAGATGGGCGTGAGCGTGGAAGTGCCCAAGAGCAAGAAATCAAGCGGATTCAGCCTCGACAGGCTGTTCAAGAAAAATGAGGGAAAAAGCGGCCAGCAGTGA
- a CDS encoding 1-phosphofructokinase family hexose kinase — MAYNGKIITVGIRPAWDVQFFASGLNWGDHRLVDSYNQEPAGKALNVSKALSWLGYSSVAAGLWGTSDFDDMLFGLKPYTHCIDVRFTPIQGATRRNISIFDTSENKELHLRVPGALATKAAIKKLSDSLFSIIDSGDICVFAGALPEDNPLSEIIVDLVWECSRRGAYIFLDSSSRTFSKIFSLGCTELVSPNNEELSELSGSKVKSDVESVARAAKKLLKQTSQVLVSLGGDGALLITKEGLWRSRFIGKPRTVQCTVGCGDYLLAGFIAGKYEDDDPAYALQKGLLLATSRAFGLMDDEPWEVEQELEIDTEFFQY; from the coding sequence ATGGCCTATAATGGAAAAATAATAACCGTAGGAATTCGTCCTGCTTGGGACGTGCAGTTCTTTGCAAGCGGGCTCAACTGGGGCGACCACAGGCTCGTTGACAGCTATAATCAGGAGCCTGCCGGCAAGGCACTGAACGTTTCAAAAGCACTTTCATGGCTTGGATACAGCTCCGTAGCTGCCGGACTATGGGGAACGAGCGATTTTGACGATATGCTCTTCGGCCTCAAGCCCTACACTCACTGCATAGACGTTCGTTTTACACCGATTCAGGGAGCTACAAGACGAAACATAAGCATATTCGATACAAGCGAAAACAAGGAGCTTCATCTAAGAGTTCCCGGCGCACTGGCAACAAAAGCAGCAATCAAGAAGCTCTCAGACAGCCTCTTCAGCATAATCGATTCAGGTGATATCTGCGTGTTTGCAGGAGCTCTTCCAGAGGACAACCCCCTCTCTGAGATAATTGTTGATCTTGTCTGGGAGTGCAGCAGGCGGGGGGCGTATATCTTTCTTGATTCGAGCAGCAGAACGTTTTCCAAGATCTTCAGCCTTGGCTGCACCGAGCTTGTGAGCCCAAATAATGAGGAGCTTTCCGAGCTGAGCGGGTCTAAAGTGAAATCAGATGTGGAGTCTGTTGCAAGGGCTGCAAAAAAATTACTGAAACAAACTTCTCAGGTTCTCGTAAGCCTTGGAGGGGATGGGGCTCTCTTAATAACAAAAGAAGGCCTCTGGCGAAGCAGGTTCATCGGCAAGCCCAGAACTGTTCAGTGCACAGTGGGCTGCGGGGATTATCTGCTTGCAGGTTTTATAGCAGGAAAATACGAAGATGATGATCCGGCCTATGCTCTGCAGAAGGGGCTTTTATTGGCCACTTCCCGAGCTTTCGGGCTTATGGATGATGAGCCGTGGGAAGTGGAGCAGGAGCTGGAAATAGATACTGAATTCTTTCAGTATTAA